Proteins encoded within one genomic window of Dethiobacter alkaliphilus AHT 1:
- a CDS encoding PASTA domain-containing protein yields the protein MSDFLNGFSKDNYKNGKRIVEDRHPEQGAGEGKTEYQQSSAKAAIPDNAREEIYEKDPNSDKRNRQKRLLIISGIVTGCLIIGLFIYNSRLVRLPDFVGDYAEKAHVWALQNNIFIELEEEYNMDYDRGVVISQTPSVQETIFKGGSVTMTVSKGTNPQERIPLPDFSEMSAFEIEQWIADNRADNVIINREYDDTIPQNRFIKKEFRNPDITAENYKREDRMTIIVSRGPEEFEQNIEVPDFSGKAEPEVLEWTNQTGIKLNIEHDYSDTVPENQIIKQSILPESKIAKNEELTITLSQGRAIYAPSFSGLSKEEAAVKASTANVVASIIEHYDDKIPAGRLISQSVKPGTLLNEGESTIILYYSLGSPYIPSFSGHNENDVAQMFTEMNSKKAKVSYKVDYVYDGMTPKGTVIINSNANSTVPTGSSVTLTVSKGGRVIVGDYVKKDFRSEEMGAEITKLEEQGLKVIYEYVESSRESGTIVKQSIKSGTQVNTADHILILEVAN from the coding sequence ATGAGTGATTTTCTTAACGGCTTTAGTAAAGATAACTATAAAAACGGCAAGCGGATTGTTGAGGACAGGCACCCTGAGCAAGGGGCAGGTGAGGGCAAAACGGAGTACCAACAAAGCAGTGCAAAAGCAGCTATTCCTGATAATGCCAGAGAAGAGATATATGAAAAAGATCCAAACAGTGACAAAAGAAATCGCCAAAAGCGGTTGTTAATTATCTCCGGCATAGTAACAGGATGTTTAATTATCGGTTTGTTTATTTATAATTCAAGGCTGGTGAGGTTGCCGGATTTCGTAGGTGATTATGCTGAAAAGGCACATGTCTGGGCCTTGCAAAATAATATTTTTATTGAACTGGAAGAAGAGTACAACATGGATTACGACCGTGGTGTGGTAATTTCTCAAACACCCAGTGTTCAGGAAACAATCTTTAAAGGCGGTTCAGTAACCATGACTGTTTCCAAAGGCACTAACCCCCAGGAGCGTATCCCGTTACCTGATTTTTCCGAGATGAGTGCCTTTGAAATTGAACAATGGATTGCAGATAACAGGGCGGACAATGTTATCATTAACAGGGAATATGATGATACGATACCGCAAAACAGGTTTATTAAAAAAGAGTTTCGAAACCCGGATATTACCGCAGAAAACTATAAACGCGAAGACAGAATGACCATAATTGTTTCCAGGGGACCGGAGGAGTTTGAACAAAATATTGAAGTGCCAGATTTCTCAGGCAAAGCAGAACCGGAAGTCCTGGAGTGGACAAACCAGACAGGCATCAAGCTAAATATTGAACATGATTATTCCGATACAGTACCGGAAAACCAAATCATTAAGCAAAGCATTTTACCGGAAAGCAAAATTGCCAAAAATGAAGAGCTTACTATAACGTTGTCTCAGGGCAGGGCAATTTACGCCCCTTCTTTCTCCGGCCTTTCCAAAGAAGAAGCGGCGGTTAAAGCTTCGACTGCTAATGTAGTAGCTTCAATAATTGAGCATTATGATGATAAAATCCCGGCGGGCCGGCTTATAAGTCAATCGGTAAAACCGGGGACCCTGCTAAATGAGGGTGAATCCACAATTATCCTCTATTATTCTTTGGGGTCACCTTATATACCTAGCTTCAGCGGTCATAATGAAAATGATGTTGCACAAATGTTTACAGAAATGAATAGTAAAAAGGCAAAAGTTTCATATAAGGTAGATTACGTGTATGACGGCATGACACCAAAAGGTACTGTGATAATTAACTCCAATGCTAATTCCACTGTGCCCACAGGTTCTTCCGTGACCCTCACCGTCAGTAAGGGTGGCAGGGTAATTGTCGGTGATTACGTTAAAAAGGATTTCCGATCGGAAGAAATGGGGGCAGAGATAACAAAGCTGGAAGAACAGGGCTTAAAAGTTATCTATGAATATGTGGAATCCTCCAGGGAAAGCGGAACTATCGTCAAACAATCCATTAAATCCGGTACGCAGGTTAATACAGCGGACCATATTCTTATCCTGGAGGTTGCCAATTAA
- a CDS encoding ABC transporter permease — MNFFKRALTSITRRKLKSLIFALIVLILGNIMLSSLLIVQSVDGTKDAILRELPPVVSLDINHERLREIFESQSDPGGIEIDFITFDDLERIEAASGTYIKSFDYSSMASFSTKSLEPYSGENDDYMFFGGDTPYFEVMGVANPNFTLLEIGDAKIAEGRTFTQEEIDKGSPVLIMTQQLAKANDYVVGETISIDNLVVDYTESGEEVVIETMSTDFQLVGLIEYTELPQTGNQGDMMRDDWEATMRNNRLITSNNFVAAHNQEMMETMRPIIEERSGQRMDSLYEYNPLSGVQFTYILNSSEEVDRFVGAAASALDNDFYRFATQEDSFKNVAQPLESMKGILTYAFYITLGSAVVVLALVLFAFMRDRQKEIGIYLALGEKRSRITSQMVVESVAVGLVGATLALISGVFVASFISDMLLSTPQVDPNEVMMFGSRMGNYLTTIDYDSVLQNYRVALTPVSIISFYAAVTTTIVLAQLIASIYILRFDPKKIML, encoded by the coding sequence TTGAATTTTTTTAAACGTGCACTTACAAGTATCACAAGAAGAAAGCTGAAATCCCTGATTTTTGCTTTAATTGTTCTTATTCTGGGTAATATCATGCTTTCATCATTGTTGATTGTGCAGTCTGTGGACGGTACCAAAGATGCAATACTGAGGGAATTGCCACCGGTTGTGTCTTTGGATATAAATCATGAAAGGTTAAGGGAGATATTTGAGAGCCAAAGTGACCCCGGGGGTATTGAAATAGACTTTATCACCTTTGATGATTTGGAACGAATCGAGGCGGCAAGCGGTACATATATAAAATCCTTTGATTATTCCTCCATGGCAAGCTTTAGCACTAAATCACTGGAGCCTTATAGCGGAGAAAATGATGATTACATGTTTTTCGGGGGTGACACCCCCTACTTTGAAGTGATGGGAGTAGCAAACCCTAACTTTACATTATTGGAAATCGGCGATGCCAAGATAGCTGAAGGTCGGACTTTTACTCAGGAAGAAATAGATAAGGGAAGCCCCGTTTTAATTATGACTCAGCAACTGGCGAAAGCAAATGATTACGTGGTGGGGGAAACCATATCAATTGATAACCTGGTAGTGGATTATACAGAAAGCGGCGAAGAGGTTGTCATAGAGACAATGTCAACGGACTTTCAGTTAGTGGGTCTCATTGAGTATACAGAACTGCCCCAGACAGGCAATCAAGGGGATATGATGCGGGATGATTGGGAAGCGACAATGCGTAATAACAGACTTATCACCAGCAATAATTTTGTGGCTGCCCATAATCAGGAAATGATGGAGACCATGCGTCCAATCATAGAAGAACGGTCGGGGCAAAGGATGGACTCACTTTATGAATACAACCCTTTAAGCGGGGTGCAATTTACCTATATCCTAAACTCGTCGGAAGAAGTAGACCGGTTTGTGGGGGCTGCTGCGTCAGCACTTGACAATGATTTTTATCGCTTTGCAACTCAGGAAGACAGTTTTAAAAATGTTGCCCAACCTCTGGAATCAATGAAAGGCATCTTAACCTACGCTTTTTATATTACCTTGGGCTCTGCCGTGGTTGTCCTTGCGCTGGTGCTGTTTGCTTTTATGCGTGACCGACAAAAAGAGATAGGTATTTATCTGGCTTTAGGCGAGAAACGGTCCAGGATAACATCACAGATGGTGGTGGAAAGTGTGGCGGTGGGCTTGGTAGGAGCAACTCTTGCCTTAATTAGTGGTGTCTTTGTAGCTTCGTTTATCTCCGATATGCTGCTAAGTACACCCCAGGTGGATCCCAATGAGGTAATGATGTTTGGGTCACGTATGGGAAACTACCTGACAACCATAGATTATGACAGTGTTTTGCAGAACTACCGTGTAGCTTTGACACCTGTCTCAATTATCTCGTTTTACGCTGCTGTTACAACTACCATTGTTTTGGCCCAGCTTATCGCTTCAATTTACATTCTCAGATTTGATCCCAAGAAGATCATGCTGTAG
- a CDS encoding RDD family protein has product MQQEYKWLSPEKVYLNLELAGLGSRFAARFIDGVIQVILIIFVGVISFYAPWDTTLNIALLFILVFAVMTGYFIFFETFWNGQTPGKRIIRIRVVQSDGSAVTFVKVLIRNIIRIIDQLPFSYAIGMISVFVTKSSQRLGDMAAGTIVVKENIEEVPKPLELHVEEMPWTGAARLNIHKISENEFAVLKKYLLRRSSLSTIEKQEWDHKLTLFFREQLGLSSLDTGPPLQFLQQVAALYQNQ; this is encoded by the coding sequence GTGCAACAAGAATATAAATGGCTTAGCCCTGAAAAAGTTTACCTGAATTTAGAATTAGCCGGTCTTGGCTCCCGGTTTGCTGCCCGTTTTATCGACGGTGTTATTCAGGTTATCCTAATTATTTTTGTGGGGGTTATAAGCTTCTATGCCCCTTGGGATACCACTCTGAATATTGCTCTGCTGTTTATTTTAGTATTTGCCGTAATGACCGGATACTTTATCTTTTTTGAAACTTTTTGGAACGGTCAGACCCCTGGCAAACGAATAATTCGCATTCGTGTGGTGCAATCAGACGGTTCGGCAGTAACCTTTGTCAAAGTTCTCATCCGTAATATTATCCGTATCATCGATCAGCTCCCGTTCTCATATGCCATTGGCATGATTTCCGTATTCGTTACCAAGAGCAGTCAAAGGCTAGGCGATATGGCAGCCGGAACGATTGTGGTTAAAGAAAACATAGAAGAAGTACCTAAGCCCCTTGAACTACATGTTGAGGAAATGCCCTGGACCGGAGCAGCACGGCTAAATATTCACAAAATAAGCGAAAATGAATTTGCAGTCTTGAAAAAATACCTGCTGCGCCGCAGCTCACTTAGCACCATTGAAAAACAGGAATGGGACCATAAACTCACCCTGTTTTTCCGTGAACAACTGGGATTATCATCACTCGATACAGGACCTCCACTACAGTTTCTGCAGCAGGTTGCAGCCCTTTACCAAAACCAATGA
- a CDS encoding DUF58 domain-containing protein translates to MVSSPRLIAIVFSGAAALFFLILAASISTTQAMALFILYNAVTGVLLLADRRLTPTPGMLQIDRTFEHRFSLGADNPVTITAANRSSADLTLTIKDEPPFSFQASAKTITGKLPASSQATFRYTLNPPKRGDYLFGSINLRYPSRLGLFIWQSSLPLENNMIRVYPNIREIRKYQILTQRSHLVEAGLKRSRATGLGTDFESLRDYQIDDTYRRINWGATARRGRLTVNQYTVDRSQNILLVLDAGRLMSGTITTLSKLDHAVNTSLLLGYVGVTHDDNVGMISFADEVKTYLPPRKGQPQLQKILAGLYNLQPQIVESDYQAVCRYIGFRNRKRSLICFFTDLIDDESSRRLITHLSSLTGKHLVLCITMLDQQIVKQAEKTPEDSLELYQKAVAQTVLRNRREAISILKSNGVVVVDVPPDELSVATINKYLELKSQSRL, encoded by the coding sequence ATGGTTTCTTCGCCCAGACTGATCGCCATTGTCTTCAGTGGTGCTGCAGCCTTGTTTTTCCTCATCCTTGCTGCATCAATAAGCACAACCCAGGCAATGGCCTTATTTATCCTCTATAATGCAGTCACCGGCGTGCTGCTGCTTGCCGACCGGCGCCTAACACCAACGCCCGGGATGCTGCAAATTGACCGCACTTTTGAACATCGTTTCTCCCTTGGCGCTGATAATCCGGTGACTATTACCGCAGCTAACAGAAGCTCCGCCGACCTTACTTTAACCATCAAAGATGAGCCGCCGTTTAGCTTCCAGGCCAGCGCAAAAACTATCACAGGCAAACTTCCGGCTTCATCCCAGGCTACATTTAGATATACACTGAACCCTCCCAAGCGGGGCGACTATCTGTTTGGCAGCATTAATTTACGCTATCCAAGCAGGCTGGGATTATTTATTTGGCAAAGCAGCTTGCCTTTAGAGAATAACATGATTCGTGTTTATCCCAATATCCGGGAAATCAGAAAATATCAGATTCTGACCCAGCGAAGCCATCTGGTGGAGGCGGGACTAAAACGCTCACGTGCCACAGGGTTGGGGACCGATTTTGAAAGCCTGCGCGACTATCAGATTGATGATACGTACCGACGCATTAACTGGGGAGCTACAGCAAGGCGAGGCCGCCTTACCGTCAATCAGTACACAGTGGATCGCAGTCAAAATATTTTGCTTGTTCTGGATGCAGGACGTCTGATGAGTGGCACAATCACCACTCTATCTAAACTGGATCATGCCGTAAATACCAGCCTTCTATTGGGGTATGTGGGCGTAACCCATGATGACAATGTGGGGATGATTTCATTTGCAGATGAGGTGAAAACATACCTGCCGCCCCGTAAAGGACAACCTCAACTGCAAAAAATTTTGGCAGGACTGTACAACTTGCAGCCTCAAATAGTGGAAAGTGACTACCAGGCGGTCTGCAGGTATATCGGCTTCAGAAACAGAAAGCGCAGCTTAATCTGTTTCTTTACCGACCTGATTGATGATGAATCATCACGTCGCCTGATTACACATCTGTCTTCATTGACCGGCAAACACTTGGTACTCTGCATTACCATGCTGGATCAGCAGATAGTAAAGCAGGCCGAAAAAACACCTGAGGATTCATTGGAGCTATATCAAAAAGCTGTGGCTCAGACAGTACTGCGCAACCGTCGGGAAGCGATTTCCATTTTAAAAAGCAACGGTGTGGTGGTAGTAGACGTGCCCCCCGACGAACTTTCAGTTGCCACCATAAATAAATACCTGGAACTTAAATCGCAATCAAGATTGTAG
- a CDS encoding ABC transporter ATP-binding protein has translation MSILTVRNLSHYYPDGDYRRYVLKDINFDFEKGKFYTILGQSGSGKTTFLSLLAAMDSVQEGAIEYEGKSFNKYDLNTIRRNLIGMVFQGYNLIPYMTAVENVMVAMTITENEIPDDKQDIAYNLLDYLGITKTKADRLVTKLSGGEQQRVAIARALATNVEVILADEPTGNVDEDTETEIISIFKKLAHDHNKCVIVVTHSPLIAAEADVVLTLRKGNFILDE, from the coding sequence ATGTCTATTTTGACGGTACGAAACTTAAGTCACTACTATCCTGATGGTGATTACCGTAGATATGTGTTAAAAGATATAAACTTCGACTTTGAAAAGGGAAAGTTCTATACAATTCTTGGTCAGTCGGGTTCAGGAAAGACTACTTTCCTCTCCTTGCTTGCGGCCATGGATTCAGTCCAGGAAGGAGCTATTGAGTATGAAGGTAAGTCTTTTAACAAGTATGATTTGAACACAATCAGAAGGAATCTGATTGGTATGGTGTTTCAGGGCTATAATCTTATCCCTTATATGACTGCTGTGGAAAATGTGATGGTTGCCATGACAATCACTGAGAATGAGATTCCCGACGACAAACAAGACATTGCCTATAATTTGCTGGATTATCTGGGTATTACCAAAACCAAGGCAGACCGGCTGGTTACAAAGCTGTCCGGTGGAGAACAACAGCGTGTTGCCATTGCCAGGGCACTGGCCACCAATGTGGAAGTGATTCTGGCCGATGAGCCCACCGGCAATGTGGATGAGGATACCGAAACGGAAATAATATCTATCTTTAAGAAATTGGCTCATGATCATAACAAATGTGTAATCGTAGTTACTCATTCACCGCTGATTGCCGCAGAAGCTGACGTAGTATTAACTCTCAGGAAAGGAAATTTTATTTTAGATGAGTGA
- a CDS encoding DUF4350 domain-containing protein has translation MTKKKIIVLFVVALLVISLLIFRTAGPYQPYSSYSPMADGTKAIYLLLEEVGISSAQLLDAVPSDPGLMILIEPGDTLLVNHWHDLAEWVSQGNTIFIAAQHASPLYEQLELDTELVFHEPETHRISTEQDIKHHLLQDVETLTLNWGTRLVQHDKMGFAYGDQRGIFLAEKTLGEGQIIILTQSYLLTNRFISQADNLILFLNVVRNYGQEGVWFNELAHGFSWTDEPTTAFIWPLRFAAAQLALGIALLFFFWGKRFGRPIPLTADHLPEAGEYITSLANIYRQGKAQKLALESFHQAFLDNLAKYLGAGANIPAHKLVQIFSKRPWVNVAELEELLTQCETLKAKTDITEQELFTLARNIDMWQENNLLRRPERRNMNGRQSD, from the coding sequence ATGACTAAAAAGAAAATAATAGTTTTGTTTGTCGTTGCCCTTTTGGTAATTAGTTTGCTGATTTTCAGGACAGCCGGACCATATCAGCCTTATTCTTCATACAGTCCCATGGCCGACGGAACCAAAGCGATATATTTATTGCTGGAAGAGGTGGGCATTAGCTCTGCTCAGCTTTTAGATGCAGTCCCCTCTGATCCCGGTTTAATGATTCTTATTGAGCCAGGAGATACACTGCTGGTAAACCATTGGCATGATTTGGCAGAGTGGGTGAGTCAGGGTAATACAATATTTATTGCAGCACAGCATGCGTCACCCCTTTATGAGCAGCTGGAGTTAGACACAGAGCTGGTTTTTCATGAACCGGAGACACACCGGATTTCCACAGAACAGGACATAAAACACCATTTGCTGCAAGACGTTGAGACCCTCACGCTTAACTGGGGTACAAGGTTAGTGCAGCACGATAAAATGGGTTTTGCCTACGGCGATCAGCGAGGAATTTTCCTGGCTGAAAAAACCCTCGGTGAGGGACAGATAATCATCTTAACCCAATCATACCTACTGACCAATAGATTTATCAGTCAAGCAGATAATCTGATTTTGTTTTTGAATGTGGTCCGCAATTACGGTCAGGAAGGTGTCTGGTTTAACGAACTGGCGCATGGTTTTTCCTGGACTGACGAACCAACAACAGCATTTATCTGGCCTCTGCGATTTGCTGCCGCACAGCTGGCGCTTGGCATCGCATTGCTCTTTTTCTTCTGGGGTAAGCGCTTTGGACGCCCGATTCCCCTGACGGCAGATCATTTGCCGGAGGCAGGAGAATATATAACGTCTCTGGCTAACATATATCGCCAGGGTAAAGCACAGAAACTGGCACTTGAGAGCTTTCACCAAGCTTTTCTCGACAACCTGGCAAAATATCTAGGTGCCGGTGCCAACATCCCCGCACACAAACTGGTGCAGATTTTTTCTAAAAGGCCTTGGGTTAATGTTGCTGAGCTGGAAGAACTGCTGACCCAGTGTGAAACATTAAAGGCAAAAACAGACATAACGGAACAAGAACTTTTTACACTGGCCCGCAACATCGATATGTGGCAGGAAAATAATCTATTGCGCCGTCCTGAAAGGAGAAATATGAATGGAAGACAAAGCGATTAA
- a CDS encoding DUF4129 domain-containing protein has protein sequence MIQLYSFSLVANAQINNDDARQLLEKILNTAEFAHAREGISISEYLSHLLLRVLSYINLDRVNDVLIIAIVVAGILLTFWLVRLTAPFLKGMSSNVESIAVTEAATVRPSPPSLLQEAEKKASAGHFRLALRDLYLSLLFEMDNRRVISYRPAKTNHEYLAEIRSNAATLEARFKSMVNLFDYKWYGLEHCNMEDFQKGRDLYFSLIREASHD, from the coding sequence ATGATACAGCTTTACAGCTTCAGCTTGGTCGCCAATGCACAAATTAATAACGACGATGCCCGTCAGCTACTGGAGAAAATCTTAAACACTGCAGAGTTTGCACATGCCCGTGAGGGCATTAGCATCAGTGAATATCTTAGCCATCTGCTGTTACGTGTCCTGTCATACATAAACCTGGATCGCGTAAACGATGTCTTGATTATTGCCATCGTTGTCGCAGGTATTTTGCTGACGTTTTGGCTTGTTCGGCTTACAGCACCTTTCTTGAAAGGTATGAGCTCTAATGTAGAAAGTATCGCTGTTACCGAGGCTGCCACTGTACGCCCTTCACCGCCCAGCCTGCTGCAGGAAGCAGAGAAAAAAGCATCTGCCGGCCATTTTAGATTGGCGCTTCGCGACCTGTATCTTTCTCTCCTGTTTGAAATGGACAACCGACGAGTGATCTCTTACCGACCGGCAAAGACAAACCATGAGTATCTGGCTGAAATCAGAAGCAATGCAGCTACGTTGGAAGCACGCTTTAAATCCATGGTCAATCTGTTTGACTATAAATGGTATGGATTAGAGCACTGTAACATGGAAGATTTCCAAAAGGGACGGGACCTTTATTTTTCCCTTATCCGGGAGGCTTCCCATGACTAA
- a CDS encoding stage II sporulation protein M: protein MNSEVFLASNRKTWERLNLILDKIAQNGPAALSQEDIKALGPLFRRVTAHLAYANTHFPGHEMNEYLNKLVVKAHAHIYKKETMGMYRLMRFFSTEFPSLVAIHWQMITAAGIILIFGLLSGYLLNYYQPSLNSLIVPEQMQTLIGEDLARGNVGADWPVAERPAISSMIMVNNIQVGFLSFALGFTWGLGTVYVMLYNGLLVGVLGAIFTSAGFGLEFWTLILPHGALELAAIFICGGAGLVLAKALVKPGDYLRKDALLIQGKIAMKLVLGTIPMFVIAALIEGFITPSNLPGAAKLLVAVLSMLLFFLYLYTGIRKNRNIIKQEATSATRI, encoded by the coding sequence GTGAATTCCGAAGTTTTTCTGGCTTCCAACCGCAAAACGTGGGAACGGCTTAATCTCATTCTCGATAAGATAGCACAAAACGGTCCGGCCGCTCTTTCACAGGAGGACATAAAAGCGCTGGGGCCGCTTTTTCGCCGTGTTACTGCTCACCTTGCCTACGCCAATACCCATTTCCCCGGCCACGAGATGAATGAGTATCTAAACAAATTGGTGGTAAAAGCTCATGCACATATTTATAAAAAAGAAACCATGGGTATGTACCGACTGATGAGATTTTTTTCCACTGAGTTCCCCTCACTTGTGGCCATTCATTGGCAAATGATTACGGCAGCAGGCATCATCCTAATCTTTGGGCTGCTCTCAGGCTACCTGTTAAATTATTACCAGCCGTCTTTAAATTCACTTATTGTTCCGGAGCAGATGCAAACCTTAATCGGCGAAGACCTGGCACGCGGCAATGTGGGCGCCGACTGGCCGGTAGCAGAGAGGCCCGCAATTTCATCGATGATAATGGTTAACAACATTCAAGTCGGTTTCTTATCTTTTGCCCTGGGGTTTACCTGGGGCCTGGGGACGGTTTATGTTATGCTCTACAATGGGTTACTGGTCGGCGTCCTCGGCGCCATCTTCACCTCTGCAGGTTTTGGACTTGAATTTTGGACTTTGATTTTACCGCATGGGGCACTTGAATTGGCTGCCATCTTTATTTGTGGAGGAGCAGGTCTCGTTTTGGCCAAAGCGCTGGTCAAACCGGGTGATTACCTTCGCAAAGACGCTTTGCTCATTCAAGGGAAAATAGCCATGAAGCTTGTTTTAGGTACAATTCCCATGTTTGTCATTGCGGCACTAATCGAGGGCTTTATCACTCCCAGCAACCTCCCGGGCGCTGCCAAGCTTCTGGTGGCGGTATTATCAATGCTGCTCTTCTTTCTTTACCTCTACACAGGAATTCGCAAAAACAGAAACATTATAAAACAGGAGGCAACAAGTGCAACAAGAATATAA
- a CDS encoding AAA family ATPase, which translates to MEDKAINTQAEDLFSAMGNIISGQRNVMEDVLVAVIAQGHVLLEGPPGVGKTTIVNTLASLVNCSFRRIQFTPDLMPSDVIGNNVFNFQTSRFVLKKGPVFTHFLLADEINRTPPKTQAALLEAMEERQVTLDGETIALEEPFIVVATENPIEHEGTYPLPEAQLDRFMMKVLVSYPEASEEKQMLERLQNGKAPVLNELRPVLEQKDLIALSRKTDEITVEESVMEYILSIVRATRNDHNLFLGGSPRASLALLRCGKALAALNGRTFVTPDDIKRVCFPVLRHRIILKPEAEIEGLTQDDVIQLILNGVEVPR; encoded by the coding sequence ATGGAAGACAAAGCGATTAATACTCAGGCAGAAGACCTTTTTTCTGCTATGGGCAACATCATTTCGGGGCAAAGGAACGTTATGGAGGACGTTCTGGTGGCCGTTATTGCTCAGGGACATGTTCTGCTGGAAGGCCCTCCCGGCGTAGGAAAAACCACCATTGTAAATACTCTGGCTTCATTGGTAAACTGCAGTTTCAGACGCATCCAGTTCACTCCGGATCTAATGCCTTCTGATGTTATCGGCAACAACGTCTTTAATTTCCAAACCAGCCGGTTTGTGTTAAAAAAAGGCCCGGTTTTCACCCACTTCTTATTGGCTGATGAAATAAACCGCACACCGCCTAAAACCCAGGCTGCACTGCTGGAAGCCATGGAAGAAAGACAGGTTACGCTGGATGGTGAAACTATTGCTTTAGAAGAACCTTTCATCGTGGTAGCCACCGAAAACCCCATTGAACATGAGGGGACTTATCCGCTGCCGGAAGCACAATTGGACCGCTTTATGATGAAAGTGCTGGTATCATACCCTGAGGCAAGTGAAGAAAAACAAATGCTGGAGCGTCTACAAAACGGAAAAGCTCCGGTGTTAAATGAGCTTCGCCCCGTGCTGGAACAAAAAGACCTGATTGCTTTAAGCCGGAAAACAGACGAAATAACGGTGGAAGAATCAGTGATGGAATATATTTTAAGCATTGTCAGAGCAACCCGAAATGACCATAACCTGTTTTTGGGAGGAAGTCCACGGGCTTCCCTTGCACTGCTCAGATGTGGCAAAGCGCTGGCAGCTTTAAACGGGCGAACATTTGTCACTCCGGATGATATCAAAAGAGTTTGTTTTCCTGTTTTGCGGCACAGAATTATCCTCAAACCTGAAGCAGAGATTGAAGGCTTAACCCAGGACGATGTTATTCAGCTCATTTTAAACGGTGTGGAGGTTCCCAGATAA
- a CDS encoding GNAT family N-acetyltransferase, which translates to MWHITEPAYRETLKCLKDEPVKNLNIINFMENYRIAGILKAGESVAVRGCSDNNWLYFSSSDMAELTSLTEQISSTDKNFACLESWMLPLFTEHRKVAWKMSTTQFLLREDVELSAESSAVALSPEDAPYIYQHLPYKDITSVKYIEERITQGESAGIYEQGRLVAWAATHDDGAMGLLHVLPQYRNRGYATEVMIGLIGKIRSAGKIPFGQIEGWNVKSLNLTAKLGFVPHRDVHWLMTK; encoded by the coding sequence ATGTGGCATATAACTGAGCCTGCATATAGAGAAACATTAAAATGTCTAAAAGACGAACCGGTTAAAAACCTTAATATTATTAATTTCATGGAAAACTACCGTATCGCCGGTATTTTAAAAGCCGGGGAATCGGTGGCGGTGCGTGGCTGCAGTGATAATAACTGGCTTTATTTCAGCAGCTCAGATATGGCAGAACTAACATCGCTAACGGAGCAAATCAGCAGTACAGATAAAAACTTTGCTTGCCTGGAAAGCTGGATGCTGCCGTTATTTACAGAGCACAGGAAGGTTGCCTGGAAGATGTCCACTACCCAGTTTTTGCTTCGGGAAGATGTGGAGCTTTCCGCAGAATCTTCTGCCGTCGCTCTTTCCCCGGAGGATGCTCCCTACATCTATCAGCACTTACCCTATAAGGACATAACGTCAGTTAAATATATTGAAGAAAGAATAACACAGGGCGAAAGCGCCGGCATCTATGAACAGGGCAGGTTAGTGGCCTGGGCTGCCACCCATGATGACGGAGCCATGGGCCTTCTGCATGTACTGCCCCAATACCGCAACAGAGGCTACGCCACAGAGGTAATGATCGGATTAATTGGGAAAATACGCAGCGCAGGAAAAATACCATTTGGCCAGATAGAAGGATGGAATGTAAAATCCCTAAACCTGACGGCAAAACTGGGGTTTGTTCCCCATAGAGATGTGCATTGGCTAATGACCAAATGA
- a CDS encoding acyl-CoA thioesterase produces the protein MAGNYYAYHHVVTPQDATVLGIAYDARYLDWACIARERMIVENGDLNQIEWPAFLTGEVSIRYLYPVFLNESVEVRVSIGDYSEEQGRARLIFRYVNKNGRLLAEGHQIIFFVNHATGIRTSLPPTFVNLARQFSENQKVTM, from the coding sequence ATGGCTGGTAATTACTATGCTTATCATCATGTTGTGACGCCACAGGATGCCACGGTACTGGGAATTGCCTATGATGCCAGATACCTGGACTGGGCCTGTATTGCCCGGGAACGGATGATTGTGGAAAACGGGGACTTAAACCAAATTGAGTGGCCCGCCTTTTTGACCGGTGAGGTCTCAATCCGCTACCTATATCCGGTCTTCCTCAACGAAAGTGTGGAAGTCAGGGTAAGCATCGGAGATTATTCTGAAGAACAGGGCCGGGCCCGCCTCATCTTCCGTTACGTCAACAAAAACGGACGGTTGCTGGCAGAAGGCCATCAGATTATCTTCTTTGTTAACCATGCCACCGGCATACGGACCTCACTGCCACCCACCTTTGTGAACCTGGCCCGGCAGTTCTCTGAGAATCAGAAAGTAACAATGTAA